Part of the Aureitalea marina genome, AAGGAGTAATGACCGATTTAGGTGTAACAGATCATGTTGAAGCTCAGCAGATATTGGACCGATTTGGGGTCAGTGCTTCTTCGGTCGAAATATGGGGAAGCGGTAAACCAAGAAGAGAATTCTTGTGGAGTGACGACATGGCAAATGCCTGTGTATATGTGATGGAGAAGGTCGATTTTGCGAATGTATCTTCTGGCATGGATGATGTTCGAAATACCCATATCAACATAGGTACTGGTCAGGACATTTCCATCAGGGAATTAGCCGAACTCATACAAAGAATCGTCGGTTTTACAGGTGAGCTTAAATTCAACACTTCCAAACCAGACGGGACCATGAAGAAACTGACGGATTGTTCTAAGATCCATTCCTTGGGATGGAAGCACTCGGTCGAACTCGAGGAAGGCATACAACGCTTGTATGACTGGTATGTAAACTAAGAACCTCATATGCTTTTTAATTCGCTGGATTTTGCCTTGTTCTTTCCGGTAGTTTTTCTACTCTATTGGGCATTTTCTGGCAACATCAGGAGCAGGAATTTTTTCCTGACCCTGGCCAGTTATTTCTTTTATGGCTGGTGGGATTGGCGTTTCTTGTTCTTGATCGCAATTAGTTCTGCGGTCGATTTTCTGGTCGGTCGACGTCTGGACCAGGAAACCCAAAAGTACAAGAGACAACTACTGCTCTGGCTGAGTATTTCTGTCAATATAGGAGCGCTGGTTTACTTCAAATACGCCAACTTCTTTGTAGAGTCATTTGTATCTGCTTTCCGGCTTTTTGGAAAGGAAATCGAAGCTTCGACCCTGGATATTATTCTTCCAGTAGGAATTAGTTTTTACACCTTCCAGACCCTGAGTTATACCATCGATATTTATCGCAAAAAGATCCATCACACCAAAGACGCGGTGGCCTTTTTTGCCTTTGTGTCTTTTTTCCCACAGCTGGTTGCGGGACCAATTGAGCGGGCCTCCCATTTGCTGCCCCAATTCATGAAGAAACATCATTTTGACTACCAGGCCGTGCGGTCAGGGATGATACTGGTCTTTTTTGGTCTGTTCAAAAAGATGGTTGTGGCGGACAATGTAGCCATGGTTGTCAATCATGTTTACGAAGACCCCTCCTTGTTTGGAGGGTTGAGTGTGATTATCGCAACCCTTTGTTTTGCCATTCAGATCTATTGCGATTTTTCCGGCTATTCGGATATAGCTATCGGGCTGGCAAGGACCATGGGCTTTGACCTGATGAAGAACTTTGATAGCCCTTATTTTTCTCGCTCCATTACGGAGTTTTGGAGGAGGTGGCACATCTCACTCTCAACCTGGTTTCGGGATTATGTCTACATCCCATTGGGAGGTAGCAGGCATGGTAAAGGCAAAACCTACCTAAACCTGATGACGGTGTTCCTCGTCAGTGGATTGTGGCATGGTGCCGCCTGGACTTTTGTGATCTGGGGAGGAATACACGGTTGTATAATTGTGGCCGAAAAAGCATTGGGGAAACAGCTTCATCAACTAAAGGCCGGTTTTAAGTCTGTACGTCTTGGTTGGTTACATGCGACCAGTTCAGTAGTCCTGACATTTGCTATCGTTTTAGCGGCGTGGGTATTTTTCCGGGCGACCAATGTAGATCACGCTACCGCCATATTTGATCAATCCTGGAGATTTTACTTACAAGATTTTTCTGTCGATTGGTTCCCTGGATTGGATTTCTCTGACGACAAGTTCATCGCTATGGCGGTATTTGTGGTCGCACTAATGTTCTTTGAACTGTTCCACCGGGATTACGGATTTAGCCAGCGCTTGCTAAAAAGCCCGGTCTATGTCCGTTGGCCTTCCTACCTCCTGATCGTATTTGTGATCGTCATTTTTGGAGTGTATGGAGAAGATCAGATTTCTGAATTTATCTATTTTCAATTCTGATTATGATCAAGTTACTCCTCAAATCACTTCTTTTTTCTGCAGTATTTCTTTTACTGCTGCATTTCGTGGTGGATCCTTTGTTTGTTACCCGTTCGCCTTTCCAAATGGCAATGGGGGAGATAAAGGACTATCAAAAGGACGAGGTCGGAATCATCTTTGCCGGGAGTTCTCATGTATATACCACCTATAACCCCGAAATAATTGATGCTGAGCTTAAGACCACAAGCTTTAATTTAGGTAGCGGTGCCCAACGCATGAAGACCACCGTTGGTCTTGTAGATCAGATGACCCAACGATATCAACCGGAATATGTAATAGTCGATGTCTTCCCGGGCTTGGTCTATTTGGACAAAGGGGAGAAGTCCAGGAGCCTGCAGGTCAATGTCATTGATCAAATGCAACCGGGTTCAGAGACTCTTGATCTGATTGAGACCTACTATCAGCCGCGAGAATTGACCAGTGTGCTGAGTCCAACAATTCGGAATCACCATGAATGGGATACACGCTTGCTACATAGGGACAGGGATGAGGCTCGACTCAAACGCAATGTCCGAGGTTATGGCAGCAGCAATAGATCGCTATTCAATTCCAACAACGATACCATCGAGGAGCTGAAAAAATATGCCGACTTCAATGCTGGAATTTTTGCTTATTCATCGGATGAGGCGAAGAGGTGGCCACAGCATTGGCCTCTTCTGATAGAGTTGAATGAAATGTTGAAGGAGAGAGGGATTAGGTTGATCTTTACCACGACCCCCTATATCAATTGGAATCAGAATAAAGACTTTGTTCAGTACACTTCAAAAGTCCGTAAGATCTCAGATAGCCTGGGGGTAACCTACCTCAACTTTGTAGATGTCATCGACCAACTGGACTTGGAATTCGAGGACTTCAGGGATTATGGCCACCTGAACAACAAGGGTGCTCAAAAGGCGAGTGAGTATTTTGTCCAATTCTTCAAGCAAAACAAACTTCCGCTGCGGGATCGCTCCGGAGAGTCCAGTTGGATAAAGAACCAAGAGTTCAATTTTGAATTCTTGCTCCAGAGCTACGCTGGCAACTTGCCCTTTACGTTTTACCCCGGCAACTATCAGATTACCGATTCAATTGGGCTGGACGGCTTATACCTTATAGAACAACAAAATGGCCGGCGTAATGCAGTTATTAAAGGCCGCGGCTTGAATCAATTTGTTCAAGGCCAATGGTGGGTTCATTTTCATGAGATCCCATACGATAATGATCAGGACCGTCTCTCTGAAATATCGAAAACAAAGGGTCTAAACAGAGAGGTGTATTTTAGACAAGGGGAAACTGTTGAAGGCTCCGAAGACTCCTTGATGACGATTTCTTTACCTCCGTCCTCGATTGAGGAATTCAAACGAATCATTCTGTTTTTCGAGAATAAGGAGACTGGCCAGCGATGTTCAGATGGACTGATTCTGGACGAGTTGTCTGCTGAAAAATTATCCGATTTAAACAAAGAATAGGTGCGAAAAAGGCTTTTTGACAGACTACTTTCTGATTCCAGCTTTGCAGAGATTGCAAACAAGGGCGGAGCCTTTTTTGTATTCAAGATCCTGGCCCTCTTGCTCAACTATGCTTTTTCGGTGGTTGTAGTTCGCCATTTTGGTGATAGCGTCTTTGGTTTTGTCACACTTGGATTTACCATCCTAATGATGACTTCGGCCTTTTCCCGTTTCGGTTTTGACATTGTCCTGACCAAGATCTTTGCCCTGGAAGATGATCTCAATTATAAAAGTATCTACTACAAGTCACTCGGATTAACGGGGGCAATGTCTGTAGTCCTGGCTGCTATAATCTATTTTAATGCCGGGTGGATTGCCGGCGCAATTTTCTCCAAACCGGACTTCGAGGTCTATTTGCGATGGACGGCCATAGCCATCCCGCTTTGGACCTTGATTCCAATCAATGCTTCGGTCTTCAGAGGTCTCAAAAAAAATAACTTGTTCGCGTTCTTTGGGGGGTTTGGGCGCTTTTCCTTAACCTTGGTCATTTTCCTGGCTTATACCTTATTCCTTTTTGACGAAAACCAGGTGGAAAGCCCTTTGATCGCCCACTTTTTGGCTCTTGGCGTGCTGCTGCTTTTGTCTTCGGCCCTGGTGCAGCGATATTTTGGCGGAATGAACTATAGCAAAGCGGCTTCTTTTCTTAAGCAACTTGCGATCAGTTTCCCCATCTTCATATCGACCACGGTGATGATCGCTTTATTATGGGCGGACAAATTGCTGTTAGGGATCTATGTGAGTGAAGATAATGTGGGGATCTATGAGATCTCGGCAAAACTGGCTTTTTTAATTGGATTCAACCTGGAAGCACTGAATTCCATACTGTCACCAAAGATCTCTAGGGCCTTCGCCAAGGGCGAGATCAAACGAATGCAGGCAGACATTAGCTTTTCTGTCCGTCTTTCTGCAGCTATATCGGTGTTGACCCTAATAGGCCTGGTCTTGTTTTCTGACCTGCTTTTGAGTTTCTTTGGTCCGGAATTCGCTCGGGGTAAACCGGTCATCCTGATCGTTTGTATTGGTCAGATGTTCAATGTGCTGTGTGGGCCAGTTGCCAACATCATGCAGATGACGGGTTATCAAAGCCTGCTCTCCAGGGTAATAGTAATAGCGTTGATCGTCAATATTGGCCTGAATATCTGGTTGATCCCCGTATATGGAATTGTTGGGGCAGCCTGGGCAACTACTATCACTTATACATTTTGGAATGTTAGCTGTGCTTACCTCATCCAGAAGAATTTAGGGATAGTGTCGTATTTTAATCCTATGCAGTTGTTTAAGAAATGAACGATAAACTGATTTTTCCAAATACCATCCTACTCGGGGTTCAGAAGGCAGCGACTACCTCATTGCAGCGGTGGCTGGCACAACATCCGGATGTATGCGCCCCGGACGTGCTCAAGGACTATCCCTACTTTTACAACGATTCCATCTACGAGAAAGGCCCGGAACACATTTCCAGGATCTATCGCAAATCATTTCATGGCGAATCCGTCATACTGCAAGGATTTGTGAGCTATATCTTTGACGAAAAATCCCTTCTGCGGATTAAGAAGGACTGCCCTGATGCCAAATTTCTGTTGGTACTGAGAAACCCAGTCGAGCGAGCAATTTCCGCCTATTATTTTACACGTCAGCGCGGTTTGGAAGAGCGTTCATTGGAACAAGCGTTTGCCGATGAAGATCGTATCCTTCAGGAAGGATCCGAGCAGGAAAAACTCGAGTTGACCTACAAACTCAGAGGCCTTTACTACAAACAGATACAAGTCTTTCTGAAGTATTTTGATATGGATCAACTCTGTATTTCATTCTTTGAACACATCAAAGAAGATCCCAATGCAGAATTGAGAAAGGTGTTCAATTTCCTGGAGATCGACCCCGATTTCCAACCCAATCTGGTGGTCGAAAATAAAACCAAGGTGCCCAAGAACGGGAAGATACTTGGTTGGATCTACAGGGACACCAAGGTCAAGAAATTCCTGATCGAGAACATAGTCGATAAACTATTCCCGGTAGACCTGAAGATCAAGATCAAGTGGGCCATTGTAGACAAGTTGGTTCAAAAAGACGGTCCATCGATAAAAAAGGATATACCAGAGGCGTTGAGAAAGGAGCTTTATGAGTATTATGCGCAGGATGTCGATAGCCTGGAGCAATTACTTGATACTGATCTCACGCACTACAAATATCAACCCATTGATCAAGCACCTGAAAAACAGCTGGAGAACCATGGTTAAGGTCATAAAGAGCAAAATTGAACAATTGATCCGGTTGGTCTATATCAACTCGGTCAGTATCAAGAACGATTCGTTACTGGTCATGGAGTTTCCTAAATCTGGAGGCACCTGGTTAGGACAGCTGATCGCTGGATATTTGGAAGTGCCATTCCCTCGAAACCGCATCCCCAGCCGGAAGCGATTGCTGTATCACGGGCACTATTATCCAAAGAATCGAATAACCGAGAACAGGAAGATCGTACTGTTGGTTAGGGATGGGAGAGATGTGCTGGTTTCATTGTACCATCATCAGTTGATGTGGAACCCCAAGAATAAAGAGAATCCCAGTAAGATCAACTATTATCGAGAAACCCTGGGGTTTGAAGATTATGACGATGTCCGCGGTAACCTGTCGGCCTTTATGGATTATGCCTATACCCACAAGCCTTCAAAACTTAGGCACTTTTTGTTTTATGGAAACTGGTATCAGTTCAATTCAGCCTGGCTTGACCAAAAGGAACGATCAGATAACATTTATATGGTCAAGTACGAGGATTTGCTCGAGGATACAGTTGGGACCATGAAGAAGCTATTGACCGAGTTTTTAGAAGTCGAGCAGCTGGATGAAGATCGATTAAATGATATTGTCAAGCAGTTCTCCTTCGAGAATCAGACCAAAAGAAAGCAGGGAGAAGAAGACAAGGCCAGTTTTTTGCGCAAAGGGGTTAGCGGGGATTGGAAGAATTATTTTGGAGAAGAGCAAAAGCAGAAATTTAAAGAGTATACCGGGGATATGTTGTTGAGACTGGGGTATGAGAAGGATTCAAATTGGTAGAGGCTGAATAAGAATGAGTAGTAAATTAAAGATTATACGAAGTCTTGGTTTTGCACTTTTGCTGTTAACGTTTAGCTGTGACGATACACCTTATGATCCCACTATTTACACCATACAGGATGCTGATCTGCAAGATGGAAGACGCACGCTGATCGCACATCCTTATATTTTTGAAGAAGAAGGCCTCAAGCTGATCGAATTGAGTTATAAACGAAGAGATTCTGTTATCGATGTCCGTGCTGTATTACAAGGCGCAGTGGAGCCCTTTAAAGAATGTAATTTTTTCTTACATGCCTACCCAAATGCGGAGATCCAGGAAATGGATAATTTGGGAGGAGCTGTAACCATGGAGTTGGACCGATTGATCCATGAACGATCGGAAGTCATAGCTAGCCAGCAGGTTTATGATGAGCTGAGGTTTGGCCTGGCATGCGAATCAAAGCGGTTTATAACTCGGGCAGTAGAAAATATCAGGTTTGAATAGGACAAGAATATCGCCCGTATAAAAGCACTTTGTAAGAACTCATGAGAGCAGTCTTATTGATCATCTCCTTTCTGTGTCTGACATTTTTCAGGCCGTTCTTGCTGTTCCTGTATCCAGTCCTGGTGCTTGTGCTTTTTAAAGGACTTAATCTTAAGATAGACAAGACGATCTTTCTTCATTGTATCGGGATGGTCGTATTTGGGTTATTATCCATGGTTCTGGAGGGCTTTTTTCTATTTAACCTATTGCTGTCCCTCTACTTGGTGCTGATCCCTTTCCTGTTGATCACATCTGTACCCAAGAGATCAGAAGGTGGCTCATCCAAGGAATACTTTAAAACCTTTCTGAATTACTTCAGTATCATCTTGTTTGTAGTTAACATTTCGGCGGTCTTCTATTCGCTTTACATGTTGACCACCAGCGCTAATCCCGAGGATATCTTTACTGGGCTTTACGGAGGTTCAGGTTTTGGCTCTCACAGCTTATCCATCATCAACCTTTTTGTTGCCACCTATTACTTTTTCCATAAACGATACCCGTTCTTTATCTTCTTTTTTATCTGTGGAATTCTAGGATTTTACGGACAGGGACTGGTCGTTTTCTTACTGGCATTTGGAATAGTCATGTTGCCATTCCTGATTCGCAACATCGGTCTTACTCTTAAGATTGGGGTCGCCACATTGGTCTTCTTTGCCGTGGTTACAGCGATAAACCCTGGAAACCTGACCTATATCCAGAACAACACCAATTTCTTTAAGACCATATTCGACGATTACGACTATGACGAGCAGATGGAGCGGATAGCTTCCTACCGAAGGACCATTGTCCCAAGGTATTACACCTTCTTGGTGGGCACCGAACGATTGTATCTGTCCAATCCTAAAGTATTTTTGTTGGGGACTTCACCCGGCACCTATAATTCCCGAACAGCTTTTTATATGAACGGTGATTTTATAGGCAACAAGTACGTCCGCAAATACTTCAATTACAGGACTACCTACCATTCAGAATATGTCTTTCCCATTCTCAACAGGCACTATGTGGAATACCTGCCATGGAATGACGGCACCAGGAATCAACCTTTTTCTTCTGTTGTTTCCATGTTAGTGGAGTATGGTTTTGTTTTCGGAGGATTGTACCTGTTCTTTTTTTTCAGGGCAATCTATAGAATTCGGAGTCAATTAGATAACAAACCGGATAAGACCTTCGTTCTTTTTGCAGGCTTATACATTTTCTTTTTGTTCGTTTTCCAATATTATCTGGAAGTGGTCGAGATCATCCTGCCACTGCTCCTAATGATCAAACTGTTACAGGTGGACCAACTTAACCAATCCAATAAGATTGAAGAAACTATTCCAAAATAGCACATGGGAGTACCTGTTCATTCTGTTGGGAATGACCTTGCCATTCGGTCCTGCCTTGCCTAATCTGGCCATTGGCCTGATCGGATTGGTTTGGCTTATCCAGCTACTCATGGGGAAATGCCGGATGGACCGATCCCATTGGATCGCCTTTTTCATACTATCGGCATACACCTTCTATTGCGTCTCCACCTATTGGTACTCTGAGAATCATGGATATTTTTGGAAAAAGGCCGGGCTACAGTTATTGATACCCTTGCTGGCCATGGTCTGCCTTTCTATTCCATTTAGGGCCTCAGGCCGAAGCGTAAGACGAGTCCTTCGAGCCTTTATTTTTTCACTCGCCTTGCTGGCTGTGTTATCCCTGGGCAAACAAATCTGGTCCGTTATCAGCGAAGAGAGCTCCAGTTGGTCGTTGCTTTTATTTGATCAATTGGCATCTGCGGTTGGGTCCATCCACTATCTGACCTTGTCCTTGTATACCTGCTTCGCAATAGCAGCAGGGTTTTACCTTCTTTTTTTGGACGGCACCGCCTGGAGACCTGATCGTTACCGGCGGATCATCCGCGTATGTATGTTCTTACTAACGGTATTTCTGTTTCTGCTTGGAAGTCGGATTGCCATCGTAACGGCCATCGCATTGGTCTTGATCATTCTCAGCATTCAGGCCAGACGAGCGGGCAAATACATGACCCTTATATCGGCGATAGCCATACTAGGTGTGCTAACCGCTATTACCCTGACCAGCGAAACCATGCAAGACAAATGGAAGGAAGTCTATCAATTTGAAGATGATAGTTCTGGTTCCGGTTATTGGGGTGGAACTGGGATGAGAGTTCTTATCTGGGATTGTGCCTGGAAGGTCATACAGAATAACCCTGTTTTAGGCGTTGGGATGGGAGATGATCTGGATCAAATGACCCTCTGTTATCGGGTATATAGTCGAAATCAACTCCTGGTCGAAGGGAATAGCTTCCACGCTCACAATATTTTCTTACAAGCTTGGGTCAGAAGCGGTATCATAGGCCTTCTCTTGTTGATGGGCTCACTGGTTTGGACCATCGTATATTCCGTTCGCTATCAAAATCCTGTTTACCTCCTCTTTATTGCGACCTTTGTACTTCTGGGTATGACCGAATCCTTCTTCCAGATCAATGCCGGAGTGCTCTTCTTTGCCTTTTTTAGCGCATTTTTGTTCTGTTATAAATTCAGGTCGGAATGAGGGTGCTCCAAATACACAATAGCTATCAGCATCGTGGGGGAGAGGACGTCGTGGTGGATATCGAACAAGACTTGCTTCGTCGTCATGGAGTGAAGGTGGAGCAATTGATGTTCTCCAATGACCAGTTGAACCCGGTTAATCTCTATTTCAATAAGTCTGCTGCGGTTGAGCTCAGGCAGAAGATCCAGAGTTTTCAACCTGATGTCATTCATGTTCACAATCTCTTTTACCAGGCTTCTCCGAGTGTCTTGTACGAAGCCAAAAAGCACCGTGTTCCGGTTGTCATGACGCTGCATAATTTCAGGCTTATTTGCCCCAATGCGATGTTCATGCGGAATAATGGGGTCTGTACCCAATGTCTCGATCGGAAATTCGCCACACCAGCCATACGGCATGCTTGCTTCCAGGATTCTGGCATAAAGTCTGCGGCTCTGGCCTCTGCGCTTTTCTATCACAATCTAAGAGGTAGTTGGAGAAAGAAAGTGGATAAGTTTCTGGTCCTTACCCCATTTATCAGGAACTTGATCCTATCCTCCTCCTTAAATCTGCAACCTGATCAAGTAGCGGTTAAACCAAATAGCACCGACGACCTGGCGCCAATTTTCCCTCCGGAAGATCGCAGTGGTCCATATGTCTGCATTGGCCGTTTGTCCAAGGAGAAGGGGTTGAATACACTGATCGAAGCCTTTAACCGGCTACCAGAACTCAAACTGTGCATAATCGGGGATGGTCCTCAAATGGAGGAGCTCAGTGAATTAGCTGGACCTAATATCCAGTTTGTCGGCCCAAAGGATCGCCAGTCTGTCCAGCAAGCACTTAAGAGGGCTCCAGCGCTTATTTTTACTTCCGTTATTTACGAAGGACTTCCCAACGGTATCATCGAATCGTTTTCGGCAGGCACCCCGGTAATTGCGTCCGACGTTGACAATATCAATCAGATCGTCAATCATAAGCAGAACGGTCTGCTATTCGAATCAAAGAACACCGACGATTTGGTCAAAACTATTCAATACTTTAATGACCACCGGGATGATAAGCTCTATAGAGGAGCAAGAGATACTTACGAGCAGAAGTATACCCATCAGCAAAATTTTGAAGCCCTGATGAACGTTTATCACTCTGTTGCCAGCAGCTATGAAGAAAAGAATACTTAGATCCAATATCACCCAGGGAAGCCTGGAGGAGCATATCCCAGACTTGATCAGATTGGCCAGGGATCGATCCTCTGCTTATGTGTGTATGGTCAATGTCCATATGTTGATAGAGGCCTACAACTCCCAAGAGTTTCAGCAGGTGGTCAACGATGCGACCTATGCT contains:
- a CDS encoding MBOAT family O-acyltransferase; amino-acid sequence: MLFNSLDFALFFPVVFLLYWAFSGNIRSRNFFLTLASYFFYGWWDWRFLFLIAISSAVDFLVGRRLDQETQKYKRQLLLWLSISVNIGALVYFKYANFFVESFVSAFRLFGKEIEASTLDIILPVGISFYTFQTLSYTIDIYRKKIHHTKDAVAFFAFVSFFPQLVAGPIERASHLLPQFMKKHHFDYQAVRSGMILVFFGLFKKMVVADNVAMVVNHVYEDPSLFGGLSVIIATLCFAIQIYCDFSGYSDIAIGLARTMGFDLMKNFDSPYFSRSITEFWRRWHISLSTWFRDYVYIPLGGSRHGKGKTYLNLMTVFLVSGLWHGAAWTFVIWGGIHGCIIVAEKALGKQLHQLKAGFKSVRLGWLHATSSVVLTFAIVLAAWVFFRATNVDHATAIFDQSWRFYLQDFSVDWFPGLDFSDDKFIAMAVFVVALMFFELFHRDYGFSQRLLKSPVYVRWPSYLLIVFVIVIFGVYGEDQISEFIYFQF
- a CDS encoding flippase; amino-acid sequence: MRKRLFDRLLSDSSFAEIANKGGAFFVFKILALLLNYAFSVVVVRHFGDSVFGFVTLGFTILMMTSAFSRFGFDIVLTKIFALEDDLNYKSIYYKSLGLTGAMSVVLAAIIYFNAGWIAGAIFSKPDFEVYLRWTAIAIPLWTLIPINASVFRGLKKNNLFAFFGGFGRFSLTLVIFLAYTLFLFDENQVESPLIAHFLALGVLLLLSSALVQRYFGGMNYSKAASFLKQLAISFPIFISTTVMIALLWADKLLLGIYVSEDNVGIYEISAKLAFLIGFNLEALNSILSPKISRAFAKGEIKRMQADISFSVRLSAAISVLTLIGLVLFSDLLLSFFGPEFARGKPVILIVCIGQMFNVLCGPVANIMQMTGYQSLLSRVIVIALIVNIGLNIWLIPVYGIVGAAWATTITYTFWNVSCAYLIQKNLGIVSYFNPMQLFKK
- a CDS encoding sulfotransferase domain-containing protein produces the protein MNDKLIFPNTILLGVQKAATTSLQRWLAQHPDVCAPDVLKDYPYFYNDSIYEKGPEHISRIYRKSFHGESVILQGFVSYIFDEKSLLRIKKDCPDAKFLLVLRNPVERAISAYYFTRQRGLEERSLEQAFADEDRILQEGSEQEKLELTYKLRGLYYKQIQVFLKYFDMDQLCISFFEHIKEDPNAELRKVFNFLEIDPDFQPNLVVENKTKVPKNGKILGWIYRDTKVKKFLIENIVDKLFPVDLKIKIKWAIVDKLVQKDGPSIKKDIPEALRKELYEYYAQDVDSLEQLLDTDLTHYKYQPIDQAPEKQLENHG
- a CDS encoding sulfotransferase domain-containing protein, with amino-acid sequence MVKVIKSKIEQLIRLVYINSVSIKNDSLLVMEFPKSGGTWLGQLIAGYLEVPFPRNRIPSRKRLLYHGHYYPKNRITENRKIVLLVRDGRDVLVSLYHHQLMWNPKNKENPSKINYYRETLGFEDYDDVRGNLSAFMDYAYTHKPSKLRHFLFYGNWYQFNSAWLDQKERSDNIYMVKYEDLLEDTVGTMKKLLTEFLEVEQLDEDRLNDIVKQFSFENQTKRKQGEEDKASFLRKGVSGDWKNYFGEEQKQKFKEYTGDMLLRLGYEKDSNW
- a CDS encoding O-antigen ligase family protein gives rise to the protein MKKLFQNSTWEYLFILLGMTLPFGPALPNLAIGLIGLVWLIQLLMGKCRMDRSHWIAFFILSAYTFYCVSTYWYSENHGYFWKKAGLQLLIPLLAMVCLSIPFRASGRSVRRVLRAFIFSLALLAVLSLGKQIWSVISEESSSWSLLLFDQLASAVGSIHYLTLSLYTCFAIAAGFYLLFLDGTAWRPDRYRRIIRVCMFLLTVFLFLLGSRIAIVTAIALVLIILSIQARRAGKYMTLISAIAILGVLTAITLTSETMQDKWKEVYQFEDDSSGSGYWGGTGMRVLIWDCAWKVIQNNPVLGVGMGDDLDQMTLCYRVYSRNQLLVEGNSFHAHNIFLQAWVRSGIIGLLLLMGSLVWTIVYSVRYQNPVYLLFIATFVLLGMTESFFQINAGVLFFAFFSAFLFCYKFRSE
- a CDS encoding glycosyltransferase family 4 protein, which produces MRVLQIHNSYQHRGGEDVVVDIEQDLLRRHGVKVEQLMFSNDQLNPVNLYFNKSAAVELRQKIQSFQPDVIHVHNLFYQASPSVLYEAKKHRVPVVMTLHNFRLICPNAMFMRNNGVCTQCLDRKFATPAIRHACFQDSGIKSAALASALFYHNLRGSWRKKVDKFLVLTPFIRNLILSSSLNLQPDQVAVKPNSTDDLAPIFPPEDRSGPYVCIGRLSKEKGLNTLIEAFNRLPELKLCIIGDGPQMEELSELAGPNIQFVGPKDRQSVQQALKRAPALIFTSVIYEGLPNGIIESFSAGTPVIASDVDNINQIVNHKQNGLLFESKNTDDLVKTIQYFNDHRDDKLYRGARDTYEQKYTHQQNFEALMNVYHSVASSYEEKNT